Within the Halomonas sp. HL-93 genome, the region CGACCTTTAGCTTCATCATGGTCTGGCGGGGCGGCATCATGATGAGTCAGGCCTTCGAGTACGGCGAGCGGGTCTCCAGCTCGCTGGGCACCCCCATCGGCATCCCCTATGCCATGCTGCCCCTCGGCTTCGGCCTGCTCGGCCTGCAGTTCCTGCTCGATGCCTGGCGATCGGCTTGTCGCGTCCGGCACCCCGACGCCGCACCACCACCGAAGGGAGAGCCCGGCGATGTCTGATACCCTCAGCCACAAACTGATCAAGGACCACCTGCTGGAGGGCGACATGACGCCGGGCGGCGAGATCGCCCTGCGCATGGACCAAGCGCTGTTGCAGGACATCCTCGGCACCCTGGTCATGCTCGAGCTCGACGCCATGGGCCTCGACCGCGTGCACACCTCACCCAGCGTGCAGTACATCGACCACACCCTGATCCAGCAGGACAACATCAACGCCGACTCCCACCTCTTCCTGAAGAGCGCCTGCGAGCGCCTGGGGGTCTGGTACAGCGGCCCAGGCAACGGCATCAGCCACCCGGTGCACATGGAGCGCTTCGGCGTGCCCGGCCAGAGTCTAGTGGGCTGCGACAGCCACACCACCGCGGCCGGTGCGCTGGGCATGCTGGCCATCGGCGCCGGCGGCATCGAGGTGGCCATGGCCATGGCCGGCCAGCCGCTCTACCTGCCGATGCCGGAGATCGTCGGCGTGCGCCTGGAGGGCGAACTGCCCGACTGGGTCAGCGCCAAGGATATCGTCCTTGAACTGCTGCGCCGTCACGGCGTGGCCGGGGCGAAGAACTGCATCCTCGAGTATTACGGCCCCGGTCTGGCCGGGCTCGACGCCATGGACCGCCACGTGCTGGCCAACATGGGCACCGAGATGGGCGCCACCGGAAGTGTCTTCCCCAGTGACGAGGTGACCCGCGACTTCCTGTGCTCGCGGGGTCGCGAGGCCGACTGGACCCCGCTCGCCGCCGACCCGGGCTGTCGCTACGACCGCGAGGAGCGCATCGATCTATCGAGCCTCGAGCCGTTGATCGCCCTGCCCTCCAGCCCGGACAAGGTGGTGCCGGTGGCCGAGGTTGCCGGACAGCCGCTCTACCAGGCCTACATCGGCTCCTCCGGTAACCCCGGCTACCGCGACATCGCAGTGGTGGCGGAGATCGTCAAGGGCAGGAACGTGGCTGGCAACGTCTCCCTGGACGTCAACCCCGCGACTCGGCGGATTCTTGCCGCGCTGATCGACGAGGGCCACCTGGGCGCGCTGGTCGCCGCCGGTGCCCGCCTGCACCAGCCCGGCTGCAACGGCTGCATCGGCATGGGCCAGGCCCCGGCGGCGGGCCGCAACAGCCTGCGCACCGTGCCACGCAACTTCCCCGGTCGATCCGGCACCCGCGAAGATAGCGTCTTCCTTTGCAGCCCCGAGACCGCCGCCGCCTCGGCGCTCAAGGGCGTGATCACCGACCCCCGTAGCCTCGACATGCCCTACCCGAGGCCTCGCGAGCCCATCGACATGGCGCTGGACAATGCCTGGTTCCAACCGCCCTTGCCCGCCGAGCAGGCTCGGGGCGTAGAGCTTCTGGCCACCGACAACACCCCGCCGCTGCCGTTGATCGACCCGTTGCCCGAGACCCTGGAGGTGCCGGTGATGCTGACGGTGGGCGACAACATCTCCACCGACGACATCATGCCCGCCGGCGCGCGAGTACTGCCGCTGTGGAGCAATGTCCACGCCTCGGCGGAGCACCTCTTTGAGGCCGTCGATCCTGACTACGTCGCCCGCGCCCGCGAGCAGGGGGCGGCCGGCCATGCCATCGTCGGCGGCGCCAACTACGGCCAGGGATCGAGTCGTGAGAACGCCGCCCTGGTGCCGCGCCTGCTGGGCCTGCAGCTGGTGATCGCCGAGAGCATCGCCCGCATCCACTGGCAGAACCTGCCCTGCTTCGGCGTGCTGCCGCTGACCTTCGCCGACCCGGCCGACCGCGCGCGATTGAGCCGGGGTACCCGGGTGCGTATCGAGGGCTGGCGCGCAGCGCTCGCCGCCAGCCGCGAGGTCACGGCAACACTGGATAACGGCGAGACGCTCACCCTGCGCCACGAGCTCAGCGCCCGCCAGCAGGCGATTCTCGCCGCCGGGGGCGTGATCAACTACCTGTCTTCCACACCATGAACGACGAGACCGCTCCCATGACTCTGCTCGCCCCTCCGGCAAACGTGGAAATCGTTGAGGTTGCTCCCCGCGATGGTTTCCAGTCGATCCGCGACCCGCTGCCCACCATCGATAAGCAGCGCTGCATTTCAGCACTCGTCGATGCTGGCATCACCCGCCTCGAAATCGGTTCTTTTGTGAGCCCCAAGGCCATCCCCCAGATGGCCGACACCGGCAAACTCATCGAGGCCTTCGCCGACCAACCAGCACTGCGCCTTTCGGCGCTCGTGCCTAATCTAAAGGGAGCTGAGCTGGCCCTGGCGCACGGCATACGCGAGGTCGTCTACGTGGTCTCGGTCTCAGAGTCCCATAACCGCAGCAATGTACGACGAAGCGTCGATGAGTCTCTGGAGGATTTCGGCCGAGTGGCAGAGCGCCTGCGTCAGACCGAAGGGACCCGGTTACGTCTCGACCTCGGCACCTGCTTTGACTGCCCCTTTGAAGGCACCATCGACTGGCAGCAGGTTGACCGCGTCCTCAGCCAGGCCACTCGCCTGGCAGACGGCTTGCCAATGGAGGTGGCACTATGCGATACCACCGGCCGAGCCAGCCCCTATCAGGTGGCTGAACATTTCACCCAGCTGCGTGAACGCCATGGCGGCAAAGGGCTGGCATGGGCCTTCCACGGCCACGATACCTACGGCATGGGCGTAGCCAACGCACTATTCGCGATACATCATGGCGCCACGGCAGTGGATAGCGCCTGCGCTGGCCTTGGAGGCTGCCCCTTCGCCCCCGGCGCCACCGGCAACACCGCCACCGAAGATCTGCTCTATGCCCTTCAGGGCGGCAAAGTCGCCACGGGGATTGATCTATCAAAACTGCTCGTGGCGGCCGACCTGATCGCCGCCCTGCCCGGGGGCCAGACCGCCAGCCACCTGCGCCAGGTGCCGCGAGAACGGATGCGCTAAACCGTGCCGATCATCGTGCTGCTGTCGACCACGCTGGTGCTGGCCTTCTCCTCGCTGGTGGCGCTGTTCCCGGCCGCCATCGCACCAGAGTTGTCTGGTGTATTGGGCGTCTCCTCGGCCACTATCGGTTTGCAGGTGAGCCTAATCTTCGCCGGCGCCATGCTTACCTCGCTGGTGGGCGGGCCGCTCACCCGACGTTTAGGGCCCTGTCGCACCAGCCAACTCTCCCTGGCGTTGCTCGGCGGTGGCGCCGCCATGATGGCGATGCCGACCTTGCCGACCTTTGCCTTGGCCTCCCTCGTTGCCGGCTTGGGTTACGGGATGACCAATCCCGCCGCCTCAGTGTTGCTGGTGCGCTTCACCCCGCCTGAGCGACGCGGCCTGATCTTCTCAGTGAAACAGTCGGGCGTGCCCCTGGGCGGCGTGATCGCCGGTGCCAGCGCGCCTGTACTGGCCTTGGTGGTGGGTTGGCAGGCCGGGCTGCTCCTGCTCAGCGCCATCGCCCTGCTCGGCATTGTCGCCCTGCAATGGCGGCGGGAGAGCTGGGATGACCAGCGAGACCCAGACACATCGTGGTTGGCAACGCCCTTCTCCGGACTCGACGTGGTATGGCGGCAGCGATCGCTGCGCTACGTCGCGCTGCTTAGCCTGTGCTTCTCGGCGATTCAGCTCTCGGTTTCGGCATTTACAGTGGCACTGCTGGTAGAGGATCTGGACTTCGGCCTGGTAGAGGCGGGATTGGTCATGTCCGGGGTGCAAGTGACCGGCGTGGTGGGGCGCATTGGCTGGGGCGAGATCGGTGACCGGCTGGGCGACCGCTTGATGGCACTTGCTATCATCGCCTGTACCACCGCCGTGGCAGCCCTTTTGGTAGCCACCATGACCCCGGCCTGGCCCAAGTGGCTGGTCATTGTACTACTGGGGCTACTGAGCTTCTCCTCGTTGGGCTGGAACGGCGTCTTCCTGGCCGAAATCACCCAACTGGCCCCACCCCATCGCATCGCCGATGCCGCAGGCGGTTGTCTGGTTTTCACCTATGGCGGCGTTCTGCTCGGCTTGCCTATGGTTACCTTGCTCCACAGCGTGGTTGGTGACTATACAAGCGTCTTCGCTATCCTCGCTGGCATCTCGGTAGCGGGACTCTGGCTCATCCATCAAGCGAGGCGAGCTAGATGCATGGATCGGATTTCGTAGGAGCGCAATTCATTACACGTTCAAGAACCCCATCGCCCGACAAGTCTGGCTCCTACAAGGGCCGGGAGGTGCCACAGAACTATGTGCAGGTGGGCTTCGTAGGAGCGCAACTTGTTGCGCGATCAGCAATCATCCCGCCACCGCTGATATCCGAGTTGACGTTGCAAGCTCCCGACCTGGGCGCTATTCAACCGACGCCAAGCGGCTGAAGGTGAGAGCCTCGTCGCCGTCATAAATTTTTGCGGCACATAACGGCACACCCGCCAACTCATGGTCAACCAGGGCATCAGCGCTGATGAGATCGTCCCGCACAGGCTGCTGCGTGCGTAACTCACCATCAATACTCGCCTGGAAAAGCATGGGAACTGTCGTGACGCCGTCGCTTGGGGGCTCAAGGTTCATCCGCCTAGCGAAATCGAGATACGCAGCAGGGTCCTTGAAGACGAGGGTGCGCCCCAGTCTCTCGACCGGAATGTCGATAGACTGTACCCGCACGACGCCTTGATCCGGGATGCCGACCTGCTCCTCAGTCGCCAGCAGCGCCACCCTTAGATCCTTGCCCGACCCACCCTGTTTGGGCAGATACATGACAAGAGGGTGATCCTGCCTCCTGAACACCAGTTCGGTTTCGGTATAACCGGTAAAAAGGCCCCGCCAGTCTTCGCCGCATACCCTCGAAAGATAGGCACGTGTTTCCGCCGTTCGCCAGAGCACCGCACGCTCTGCGCTATCGGAGTAGTCGACTATAGGCGTTGTGTGGGCCAGCGACACGGCATAGCCCATGGCAGTGAGATAGTCGTCAAGAAGCGTAAAAACAGTGAGTTCCTGATGAAAACTGAGCGGCTTAGGTAAGCCCTCAATAAAAGCGTCGACGGGTGTATTATCCCAATTCAGCCTCAGCACCCACCCAAGCAGCGATTCGTAAAGGTTGGAGTCTTGCAGCGCGATTATCGCGTCGCTTTCCTTCAATAGCGTGGTCGTATCGGGATTCGCGTTCTCTCGCATCCGAACCGTGATCCCCAAACGCATCATGTTCTCTGTCGCCGCTCGCAGGGCGTTGCGTTGTTGAAGGGTTAAAAACGGCCCCGCTATGGAGATATCAAGCTCGACCGGCGCTCCATCTTGCGTGAGAAGCCGTGCTCCGCTACCCAGCGTGTAACCGGCCTCGGTAAGCCGCCGAAAACCTTGCCGCAACACCGCCCGCCCGTTCCCCACCCCCGCCATGGCCGCAGGATCAAGGCCGCTCAGCACTGGGACGTCGTTTCCAGAAATCATGCCAGAAGATTCCGCAAGTGCTTCGATTGAGGCGTCCGGGCCGGCGAAGTCCACAAGGGCCTTGTGGTATTCCATGATCGGCCCCGTGAAGGCCGGTGCAGAGAGTTCAAGGTCCGTTGATCCCGCGGTGCGCGGGAAAATCGCCTCGTCCGCGATACCCAACAGCATGACGGCCGCGACGACATCCCGAATCGCCGGGTCCGCAACCGCATCAGACCCCGGATTGAAGCGAAGGACAAGTTCGGCTGCACTCTCCTCGAAGAAAGGAATATCCAGGTTTGCCTGTATCGCTGGGGACGGCAGGCTGAAGCCGATAAAGAAGGCAGCCGCAGGGACTGGAGCCATAGCCAGGCCGATAGCAAGGATAGGGAGAAGCGATCGTGAAGCGAGCATGGCAAACCTCCCCGTCTACCGTCGACTGGTGCATCGCAAGAGATTGTCGTCGACTCGACAATTGTCCCATGATTCCACAAGTTGCCAGGTCTGCCCGTCTTGACGAAACGAGGCCCAGGTCCATTGGTTAAAAGCGCTTGCCGCATTCACGAGCGACGCGACCTGCCCCAACATGCCTGACCCCGTCATCGACATGTCGGCTCGATATCGGCAATAGGCCGACACGTCAGGGTCTTCCATCCGCACGCAATGATCCAGGCTCACGGAGGTGATGCGCATGTTGCCGGTGCTTGAGTTCATCGCACCGCCTCCGGAGAACAGACACATCATTGCTGCCACAGGATTGTTGTCGCGGCGATAGGTGTTGCATTGGTCGCCCATCGCATCCAGCCTTTGGAAAGCGACATCCACATTTGCCTGAATAGCGTTCTGGATATCTTGGGCGTTCGGTGTGAAAGGACCTGCCAGCGACGGCGCACGCGAATCGACCGCCGGTGCAGGCCGTTCAGGCGTAAGCGCGGGCTCGGGCGTAGGCGCACCATCGGGGTTTCGAGCTAGCGCGATATCGATCGGTTGTGACAGCCACAGGTCGAACTGCCGCCCCCCAAAATCTACAACGACATCACGGCCTCCGTCGCTGTAATCGTACCAAGGAAGGTCTTCGCGAATATTCTGCCGGAGCCTGTCGAACACGACTCCCGAGCATCCGTGATGGGTGAAAACGCGCATAAAGCCTTCCTGTTGCCTCTGAAGAAGTTCATCGAACCGCTGAGACAAAACGCTGAACGAAAAATCGTTGCGCAGCTCGCTGTCATATATTTCTCTGCTGACGTCCTCATAGGTGGAAGCCGTCAGGACAAACGGAGCAAAATCGTCCTCAAGGATACTCACTGTCTGAACCTCTGTGAGAGGCGTCGTCTTGTAGGAAAACATCGGCTCGTCAGTGGCCGACGCACAGCCCTCCCCATAAGCAAGGTGGAATGCGAGATAGTTGAGCATCCGTGGACGGAGCGACGATTCCAAAGGAGACCGGCGGCCCTCATAAATCCGCTGAAAGGTTCGCGCCTGGCTCTGGTCGAGGAATGACAGATCAATCTCGGTGGGCGCCTCATCCGGCCTTGAATTATTCTCTGCGATCACGATCTCGTCGAGATCGATGCTTTCCAGTGGATTCGGCTTGCCAGCGCGACAATATTCCAAGAGCGGACCCACATCCGCACGAAACGTGCTGAAATCCAGGCCGCCGCTCATCGGCAAGAACGCGCCGTTTCTTTTCAGTTGATAGGCAAAATTGGTCGTGCCCTTCAAGCGGGTAAAGAAAGAGGCATCAGCGCGCGCCGATCCGGACACGCGAACGACATGCCGATCACTGGAAAAGCGCTCCCCCAGCGCCACCGGCATGGAAAATTCAAGGGTCTGGCCGTAGGGACGAATGTTGAGCGAATACTCGTCATCAGGGTTCAGTTCCAGGGGGTCATCCATCAACTGAGAGACGACGCTGGTCAAGTCAATGATGCCGTCGCCGCGGCAACGCATCACGAATTCCGGCTCCCCCTCAGGCACATCGTAATTAGCGCCACGCGTGTAGACAAAAGCCGGATCACCTTGGATGGATACTAAAA harbors:
- a CDS encoding aconitate hydratase; translated protein: MSDTLSHKLIKDHLLEGDMTPGGEIALRMDQALLQDILGTLVMLELDAMGLDRVHTSPSVQYIDHTLIQQDNINADSHLFLKSACERLGVWYSGPGNGISHPVHMERFGVPGQSLVGCDSHTTAAGALGMLAIGAGGIEVAMAMAGQPLYLPMPEIVGVRLEGELPDWVSAKDIVLELLRRHGVAGAKNCILEYYGPGLAGLDAMDRHVLANMGTEMGATGSVFPSDEVTRDFLCSRGREADWTPLAADPGCRYDREERIDLSSLEPLIALPSSPDKVVPVAEVAGQPLYQAYIGSSGNPGYRDIAVVAEIVKGRNVAGNVSLDVNPATRRILAALIDEGHLGALVAAGARLHQPGCNGCIGMGQAPAAGRNSLRTVPRNFPGRSGTREDSVFLCSPETAAASALKGVITDPRSLDMPYPRPREPIDMALDNAWFQPPLPAEQARGVELLATDNTPPLPLIDPLPETLEVPVMLTVGDNISTDDIMPAGARVLPLWSNVHASAEHLFEAVDPDYVARAREQGAAGHAIVGGANYGQGSSRENAALVPRLLGLQLVIAESIARIHWQNLPCFGVLPLTFADPADRARLSRGTRVRIEGWRAALAASREVTATLDNGETLTLRHELSARQQAILAAGGVINYLSSTP
- a CDS encoding hydroxymethylglutaryl-CoA lyase encodes the protein MTLLAPPANVEIVEVAPRDGFQSIRDPLPTIDKQRCISALVDAGITRLEIGSFVSPKAIPQMADTGKLIEAFADQPALRLSALVPNLKGAELALAHGIREVVYVVSVSESHNRSNVRRSVDESLEDFGRVAERLRQTEGTRLRLDLGTCFDCPFEGTIDWQQVDRVLSQATRLADGLPMEVALCDTTGRASPYQVAEHFTQLRERHGGKGLAWAFHGHDTYGMGVANALFAIHHGATAVDSACAGLGGCPFAPGATGNTATEDLLYALQGGKVATGIDLSKLLVAADLIAALPGGQTASHLRQVPRERMR
- a CDS encoding MFS transporter, which gives rise to MPIIVLLSTTLVLAFSSLVALFPAAIAPELSGVLGVSSATIGLQVSLIFAGAMLTSLVGGPLTRRLGPCRTSQLSLALLGGGAAMMAMPTLPTFALASLVAGLGYGMTNPAASVLLVRFTPPERRGLIFSVKQSGVPLGGVIAGASAPVLALVVGWQAGLLLLSAIALLGIVALQWRRESWDDQRDPDTSWLATPFSGLDVVWRQRSLRYVALLSLCFSAIQLSVSAFTVALLVEDLDFGLVEAGLVMSGVQVTGVVGRIGWGEIGDRLGDRLMALAIIACTTAVAALLVATMTPAWPKWLVIVLLGLLSFSSLGWNGVFLAEITQLAPPHRIADAAGGCLVFTYGGVLLGLPMVTLLHSVVGDYTSVFAILAGISVAGLWLIHQARRARCMDRIS